Within Nocardia terpenica, the genomic segment GCGAGTCCACGATCCGCTCCCCGTTCGATTGCTTCTATTTCAGAACTACTATGGTGGTTCGAAATGAGAAGCGCAAGGCAGCCGAGTCACGCGGCCATGGAACTGCTGGGCCAGCGCTGGATGCTGCGCGTGATCTGGGAGCTGGCGCCCGGGCCTCTGGGGTTTCTGGAACTTCGCCGCCGCATGGACAACTGCTCCTCGAGCATGCTGTCCGTGCGTTTGCAGACCCTGCAGGACGCCGGAATCGTCGTCAAACGCCCCGACAAGTCCTACGAACTGACCGCGC encodes:
- a CDS encoding winged helix-turn-helix transcriptional regulator; amino-acid sequence: MRSARQPSHAAMELLGQRWMLRVIWELAPGPLGFLELRRRMDNCSSSMLSVRLQTLQDAGIVVKRPDKSYELTARGGELSRALEPLWAWSERWSRS